From a single Oxalobacter vibrioformis genomic region:
- the murU gene encoding N-acetylmuramate alpha-1-phosphate uridylyltransferase MurU has translation MKAMIFAAGRGERLRPLTDTIPKPLLEVRGRPLIVWHILNLVRAGITDMVINHAWLSNRIEEALGDGSRFGANIIYSAEGEALETAGGVVNARHLLGEDRFVGIAADAYCPHFDFSQVKIALEDNDVWGKPHADDKKDMAWLYLVKKPPYYEKGDFSLNLFSVSNEGERPYTFSGIGVYRMAMFDAIQPGEKAQLGMLLRAYADKGLVGGEVYRGDWTDVGTVDRYEMLNAPLSFER, from the coding sequence ATGAAAGCCATGATATTTGCAGCCGGTCGGGGTGAGCGACTGCGCCCCCTTACTGACACTATCCCGAAACCTTTGCTTGAAGTTCGTGGCAGGCCATTGATCGTCTGGCATATTTTGAATCTGGTCCGTGCCGGTATTACAGATATGGTCATTAATCATGCCTGGCTGAGTAACCGGATTGAAGAAGCGCTGGGTGATGGATCGCGTTTCGGTGCAAACATTATTTACTCGGCAGAAGGGGAGGCGCTTGAGACGGCGGGAGGTGTTGTCAACGCGCGGCATTTGCTGGGAGAGGATCGTTTTGTGGGTATTGCCGCTGATGCCTACTGCCCGCATTTTGACTTTTCCCAAGTCAAAATCGCGCTTGAAGACAATGACGTCTGGGGAAAACCGCATGCTGATGACAAGAAAGATATGGCCTGGCTGTATCTGGTCAAAAAGCCGCCTTATTATGAAAAAGGGGATTTCTCACTGAATCTCTTTTCAGTCAGTAATGAAGGGGAACGGCCTTATACCTTTTCCGGTATTGGTGTTTATCGTATGGCCATGTTTGATGCCATACAGCCGGGTGAGAAAGCACAATTGGGGATGCTGTTAAGAGCGTATGCCGATAAAGGTCTTGTTGGCGGTGAAGTTTACCGGGGTGACTGGACAGATGTGGGCACGGTTGACCGATATGAAATGCTGAATGCGCCACTGTCTTTTGAACGATAA
- a CDS encoding aminoglycoside phosphotransferase family protein, giving the protein MSLSSGPMISSDPRLASLQQWLGSLSRHGVDSRTIRPASSDASFRRYFRIDSPTGSYIIMDAPPEKENVQPFIHVAEVFRQCAVCVPEIVEKNIDEGFLLLSDLGNTTYLQKLNEKNAHDMYLDAIDALVRIQATSRSGVLPEYDRTLLLNELTLFPEWYVKKHLGIQLSEKQAASLQKIFDLILGNNLAQPQVYVHRDYHSRNLMALETGNPGILDFQDAVFGPITYDLASLLRDAYIVWDEERVLDWAIRYWERARKAGLPVNPDIDMFYRDFEFMGLQRHLKVLGIFARLYHRDGKAAYLDDLPVVMEYTYRAASRYPELAPLAQLLDQLLQKETQVGYTF; this is encoded by the coding sequence ATGTCATTATCTTCAGGCCCCATGATATCTTCAGATCCCCGTCTGGCCTCACTGCAACAATGGCTGGGTTCGCTTTCCCGGCATGGTGTTGATTCCAGAACCATTCGTCCCGCATCATCTGATGCCAGTTTCAGGCGTTACTTCCGGATTGATTCTCCCACCGGCAGTTACATCATCATGGATGCACCGCCTGAAAAAGAAAATGTTCAGCCATTTATTCATGTCGCGGAAGTTTTCAGGCAATGTGCGGTTTGTGTGCCGGAAATTGTTGAAAAAAATATTGATGAGGGTTTTTTACTGCTTTCTGATCTGGGTAATACAACTTACCTGCAAAAACTCAATGAGAAAAATGCGCATGACATGTACCTGGATGCGATTGATGCATTGGTGCGCATCCAGGCGACAAGCCGCTCGGGTGTCTTGCCTGAGTATGACAGGACATTGCTTTTAAATGAACTGACACTTTTTCCCGAATGGTATGTGAAAAAGCATCTGGGTATTCAGTTGTCAGAAAAACAGGCGGCATCCCTGCAAAAAATATTTGACCTGATTTTAGGCAATAATCTGGCACAGCCGCAGGTCTATGTGCATCGGGATTATCATTCCCGCAATCTGATGGCGCTTGAAACCGGGAATCCGGGGATACTGGATTTTCAGGATGCGGTATTTGGCCCGATTACCTACGATCTGGCATCACTTTTGCGGGATGCTTATATCGTCTGGGATGAAGAGCGCGTGCTGGACTGGGCGATACGGTATTGGGAAAGGGCACGCAAGGCAGGGTTGCCGGTCAATCCGGATATCGACATGTTTTACCGGGATTTTGAATTCATGGGCCTGCAGCGCCATCTGAAGGTGCTCGGGATTTTTGCACGGCTGTATCACCGGGATGGCAAGGCCGCTTACCTGGATGATCTGCCGGTTGTGATGGAATATACTTACAGAGCGGCTTCCCGATATCCCGAACTGGCACCACTTGCGCAGCTTTTGGATCAGCTTTTGCAAAAAGAGACGCAGGTCGGATACACCTTTTAG
- a CDS encoding NAD(P)(+) transhydrogenase (Re/Si-specific) subunit beta has protein sequence MSMNLVTLLYLVASVCFIQALKGLSHPSTARRGNVFGMIGMAIATFTTIALIIKLKSEYTGSGGLGYGLLAGGILVGGLIGAVMAKRVEMTKMPELVAAMHSLIGLSAVFIAIAAVAEPFAFQIVARGEPIPFGNRLELFIGTFVGAITFSGSVIAFGKLSGGYKFRLFQGAPVVFRGQHIVNLILALVMIALGLVFCFAPGAEPAWTPFLIMAAIAFILGVLIIIPIGGADMPVVVSMLNSYSGWAAAGIGFSLNNAMLIIAGSLVGSSGAILSYIMCKAMNRSFINVIMGGFGGDAGAAAAGDQAPRNVKSGSAEDAAFLMMNADTVLIVPGYGLAVARAQHALKELTDKLTEHGVTVKYAIHPVAGRMPGHMNVLLAEAEVSYDQVFEMEDINSEFAQADVALVLGANDVVNPAAKDPKSPIAGMPILEAQRAKTVIVNKRSMAVGYAGLDNELFYMDKTMMVFGDAKKVIEDMVKAVD, from the coding sequence ATGAGCATGAATCTCGTTACCTTGCTTTACCTCGTTGCATCTGTCTGCTTTATCCAGGCGTTAAAAGGCCTTTCCCATCCCTCCACTGCCCGGCGTGGTAATGTCTTTGGCATGATCGGCATGGCCATTGCCACCTTCACCACGATTGCGCTGATTATCAAGCTCAAATCCGAATACACCGGATCCGGTGGACTGGGTTATGGCCTGCTTGCCGGTGGTATTCTTGTCGGCGGGCTGATCGGTGCCGTCATGGCAAAACGGGTGGAAATGACCAAAATGCCGGAACTGGTTGCAGCCATGCATTCGCTGATTGGTCTGTCAGCGGTTTTTATTGCCATTGCTGCTGTTGCCGAACCGTTTGCCTTCCAGATCGTGGCACGGGGGGAACCCATCCCTTTCGGAAATCGCCTTGAGCTTTTTATCGGCACTTTTGTGGGCGCCATCACCTTTTCCGGTTCTGTCATCGCTTTTGGCAAACTATCAGGTGGATACAAATTCCGCCTGTTTCAGGGTGCCCCTGTTGTTTTCAGGGGACAGCATATCGTCAACCTGATCCTGGCGCTGGTCATGATCGCTCTCGGGCTGGTGTTCTGCTTTGCGCCTGGCGCCGAACCAGCCTGGACGCCTTTTCTGATCATGGCCGCCATTGCCTTTATATTGGGGGTGCTGATCATCATTCCCATTGGTGGTGCTGACATGCCGGTTGTGGTTTCCATGTTAAACAGCTACTCCGGCTGGGCGGCGGCTGGCATCGGATTTTCCCTGAATAACGCCATGCTGATTATTGCCGGCTCACTGGTCGGCTCATCCGGCGCGATTCTTTCGTACATCATGTGTAAAGCCATGAACCGCTCCTTTATCAATGTGATCATGGGCGGATTTGGCGGTGATGCGGGTGCGGCGGCAGCAGGAGATCAGGCGCCCCGGAATGTCAAATCCGGCTCGGCAGAGGATGCGGCTTTTCTGATGATGAATGCCGATACGGTACTGATTGTTCCGGGATATGGTCTGGCAGTCGCACGGGCACAGCACGCCTTAAAAGAACTGACCGATAAGCTGACCGAGCACGGTGTCACAGTCAAATACGCTATCCATCCGGTAGCCGGGCGCATGCCTGGACATATGAACGTGCTGCTTGCAGAAGCGGAAGTCTCCTATGACCAGGTCTTTGAAATGGAAGATATCAACAGCGAATTCGCGCAGGCTGATGTGGCACTGGTTCTTGGCGCCAATGATGTGGTCAACCCGGCAGCAAAGGATCCGAAATCACCCATTGCCGGCATGCCGATTCTCGAAGCACAGCGCGCCAAAACAGTCATTGTCAACAAACGCTCCATGGCTGTCGGTTATGCCGGGCTGGACAACGAACTCTTCTATATGGATAAAACCATGATGGTCTTTGGCGATGCGAAAAAAGTGATTGAAGACATGGTCAAGGCGGTAGACTAA
- a CDS encoding NAD(P) transhydrogenase subunit alpha, with product MEVSITIINLIIFVLAIYVGYHVVWTVTPALHTPLMAVTNAISAIVIVGAMLATALTEGIVAQVMGTLAVVLAAINVFGGFLVTQRMLEMFRKKEPKAKSGESK from the coding sequence ATGGAAGTAAGCATCACCATCATCAATCTCATTATCTTTGTTCTGGCCATTTATGTTGGCTACCATGTCGTCTGGACAGTAACGCCAGCACTGCATACGCCCCTGATGGCCGTAACCAATGCCATTTCTGCCATTGTCATTGTTGGCGCCATGCTGGCAACCGCCCTGACAGAAGGCATTGTCGCTCAGGTAATGGGGACACTGGCTGTGGTGCTGGCCGCCATTAATGTCTTTGGCGGGTTTCTGGTCACCCAGCGCATGCTGGAAATGTTCAGGAAAAAAGAACCGAAAGCAAAAAGCGGGGAGAGCAAATAA